The Lycium barbarum isolate Lr01 chromosome 4, ASM1917538v2, whole genome shotgun sequence nucleotide sequence CAGGCAAATCATGAATGAGGCTCTCACTTAAATACATATCCCAGTTTCTCTCAGCAACTTTGTTCACCTTTCGGATGCATTCTAGGCTCTCTGGCTGAAGGAAACTATTGTCTAACATGCCTAAGTGTTCATACCACAACGCCATCCGGAAGCCGTGAACCTGACCCCTAGCTGGCTCCTTCACAGTTAGATGAAATGGTTGGTAGGCTCCCATTGCTATTTCTGAGTCTCTTGCACCATCCATTGACCTTTGATTTATGTTAGCTGATCCAATGATAATGTATTCATCATCCactgcaaaacaaaaacaaaaaaaaactataatTGAGAACTTAGTTTTGGAAAAAATATAGGGCTTTTATCATTTTTTGGCCCGTCGGCCGAAATTAACTACGGGCGCTAGCCAAAAACTACAAAGCATATACCACTGAtaatgtatataatatgtatattatgtgtatatttatacataatatacaatatatacattTTCAGGCTAATTTTAGGgtcgtatatatatgtataattacaTATGCAATGATTTAAAACTGAACTTGCCTATCATCATTTTGGCATGTACGTAAATCATGAAACGTCTGGCTTCTTGAGCTTTGAGATAGTCTGAATCGGGCTCTGGTGTTTCAGAAGGCTCATATTCTCCTCTCTTCTTTGTTTCCCTATTGCCAAGGCAAAAGAAACTCAAGTATTCCTTAGGATTTGCCACAATTCCCTTTACCTTTAGAGCTTGAATTATATCGATGTACATCATTCGCATGGTCCTCCTTTGCCAATCCAGTATTGCTTGTACAGATGCACTCTCAGGAAGGCCTTCTGGCCACATTGGAACCACAACATAAACCGTAAACCTTTCCCCTGCTTCGATTTTGCTAACTATCTTCAAAGAAAGCTCCTTTGGAATCAACTGTAAAGCATTAATTGCTTCATCCTTGATATCATCGGAGTACCATGAAAAGGAGCTGCCTAAGAAGTACTGGTTTTCAATGTAAATGAAATGCTTTGCTCGGCGAATGGCATTAATATATGCATCCTGTATGCTTCGATCTATGATGTTTTCCTTGCCACTTATAAGACCAGATTTGGCTGCCTCCTCAGGAGCAGTGGGGAAGCCAAAAGCCGCTCCACCATCAATTGATCGAAAAATTTGAACGTTCCATGTGTCATGATCATCAGGATACATTACCGGTGAAGGTGGAATGATTATATCCGCCATATCCCTTAGGTCTATAAGCAAGTCTTTTCCACCTTGTTTCCTCCACCTCTGTTCAAAATTGTAGAGCACATCCCAAGCAGCTGGCCCTTCTATTCGACAATGGATATCATGCCAAGGCTCTCTCGGCCCTCCTTTTTGAATTGAAGCACCGGTGAAATTTGCTTGGTGAAAATCATCATGATGTGCTGTGTCTAAAGTCCTGAAAAGGGAGTGAAATTGTGTATCATATCTACCATCACAAAGATCAATCCCACCAATATAACTCACAATTTTCCTCCTCTCCCTGTCTCCATTAGGCAATTCGCCATCAACAATTACAATCTTTTGATGATGAGTAAACATCGTCCCAATCTCTATGTTTTGAATAATGCTCCTTCCATCATCAGGATTTCGAGGACACAACACACAATTTACTTCAGTGTCTCGAAAATAATCAGCAGTTTCTTGATCATGAGTAGCCATTAGCCCGTCCTGTTTCAACACAGGAACTGATGTTCTGTCATCCCAGACCAGCATTAGAACTCTCACACCTTCATTAGCTTTTCTTTTAAGTAACTCCCCGAGCGTTATGTCTCCACCCGGCTTAGGCCTCCTCATGTCCCTTATCAAAGTGATCTCCGTATACACAGACCATCCAGTTATGTAAATCAAATGCTTTGCATTAGTGATGGCATCAAAAATGTCTTCCCAACATCGTTGTGGCTCGTAAAACTTACCACCAGCAAGAGGGATTTTCGGAATGAAGTTATCAGGAACATGAGTATCTTGGTAAAGGGTGACCTTGCATCCTTCTCTTTGTCTAAAGAATGTATATGGAACACCAGGAAACCTTGTGACTTTTATCCCTCTATTCCAATTATATTCCCTTGTGACATCAAAATACTGCAACTTAACATGAATTTTAGAGTGTCCATGCACGGGTTTTCCTTCTGTATTCAGGATTTCAAGCCATTCATCGACTTCTTCTCCATCTAGAATTTGTTCAACTGGCAAGTAAGCTCTTCCAATAAGTTCTGCTCCAACTGGATTATCAACTTTGACAGTGAATATGACATTGGAAGCCATATGGGCACAGTAAATGTGGAATGACTCGTACCACCGCGGATTTTTGTGTTCATCGAGCAATCTGGTTCTGCCAACTCTGGCTTTTTGAAGATCAATAGTTGCATACAGTCTTGAAGCTGTCTTGTTGAAGCCAATAGCTCCCTCAATGCCTTGCAACACCTACAAGAAAATAAGTATCATATGGAACTGTTAATAAGTAAACAATTTTGTTAACGGTAAAGGGCTCCCTACCCAAAGCTCGAACCTGAGACGTCTGGTCAAAGATGGAAGAATACTCACCACTCCACCACAATCTTTGGTGGTATTTTGTTATTGTCTCGTAACATGTCAAACTGTCTAATTGTAATTGCTAATGCTAAGATAGTGTGACAAAAAATATTTGAACTTCAATCATTATTGTTGATGTACTCTACGTTTCAACTCAGGTGATCCTTTTCACTGGAtatagagtttaagaaagaaaggaagataaTTGAAAATTGAAATGTGGTGTTCAACGTATCATATCATTTCTGAGGGGAATAACCTTTGAAACTAGTGATTTTAAACATGTTACAATATTAAAATGCCTATAAAAGTCCCTAACTAagagtaaaatgagaagtttaggttaaaatatttttaaatttaaaaaaaaaatattttaaaaagactaaaaagaaaatagattcATGTAGACAGGAATGGAGACAGTATGTATTACTCCATTTTTTCTTTGAAATTGCATTTCTATTATTAAAATATAGTACTATAATCTTTTCGTCAGACACTTTTCTCAAAGCATTAGAGATGGCCAAAGCCTGTCAGTGAAGCTGGTCTACAAGCTAGTCGGAGTTATCACAATCACTTGCTTTGTTCAACAATATTTAGTCGTATTTACTTTTCAAATCAAAAGTTACAAGATGAATTTGCTCAAACAAACTTTTGGATAAACTTATGCACGTGAATCATAAACCTTGTACATAGTTTAACGTCTTTTGTGTGGCTAAAACAAGTCATATTATATATGTGTGGCTATAAAAAATTTATACTTGTGATTTTAAATAAGCCATAATTTTTGTGTGGTTAGAAAATCTTCTAATtaagaataaaattaaaataaatttaattattcCAAATTATAAGTGTCATTTTTTAGAACGAACTAAAAAATGTGTTAAATAAACTAAAATGAAGAGTGTGCAAACATAAATTTCACATTCCAAAAGATGCGGttactaagaaaaaaaaaagagggagtgGGTGGGAGAAGGGCCGCGAAAAATTATTACTCTCTTGAAATTAAGCTTAAAGTAGCTCTAAAGTCTAAACCCAAAAATTCTTTGTTAGGTAGAAAAAACTTGTGGTGAATGTGCAACCACATCCAATCAGAAAACTATTGTCTTGTCGTGTTTCTTTTGTGCTCTTTATACCCGGAGTCTAGTTCCAACAGAGAGACTCCATACTACAATGATTGTTGGTACATAGAACTAATTAGAAGAGACTTCACCAAAAAGAGACCTACTTCCATTTTATTCATGTTATCTTTTTTTAGAACTCTCTTGGTCTCAATTTAAGTATATTAGTTTGATTAGacacaattttaaaaaataagtgagCCTcttaaattttataattttaaattatAGATGTgtgtaatataccaaaatatccttaaatCTTGTGATTTAAAACAAACTATGCAGAATGTTAGAACTAGAGATCAGTTACCAAACACGGGAAAAAACATTCGAAAGACTTAAAGGAAAAGAAAGACACTTAAATTAAAACAGATAGAGAaatatatttaaataatttttatatttgaaaataattgaactttaaaattttcattttacatTAAAGATATGCTTTTATTGTTAGATATTAC carries:
- the LOC132635798 gene encoding phospholipase D alpha 1-like isoform X1 produces the protein MAQILLHGNLHVTIFEVDKLHTNFGKEFFNKVLQGIEGAIGFNKTASRLYATIDLQKARVGRTRLLDEHKNPRWYESFHIYCAHMASNVIFTVKVDNPVGAELIGRAYLPVEQILDGEEVDEWLEILNTEGKPVHGHSKIHVKLQYFDVTREYNWNRGIKVTRFPGVPYTFFRQREGCKVTLYQDTHVPDNFIPKIPLAGGKFYEPQRCWEDIFDAITNAKHLIYITGWSVYTEITLIRDMRRPKPGGDITLGELLKRKANEGVRVLMLVWDDRTSVPVLKQDGLMATHDQETADYFRDTEVNCVLCPRNPDDGRSIIQNIEIGTMFTHHQKIVIVDGELPNGDRERRKIVSYIGGIDLCDGRYDTQFHSLFRTLDTAHHDDFHQANFTGASIQKGGPREPWHDIHCRIEGPAAWDVLYNFEQRWRKQGGKDLLIDLRDMADIIIPPSPVMYPDDHDTWNVQIFRSIDGGAAFGFPTAPEEAAKSGLISGKENIIDRSIQDAYINAIRRAKHFIYIENQYFLGSSFSWYSDDIKDEAINALQLIPKELSLKIVSKIEAGERFTVYVVVPMWPEGLPESASVQAILDWQRRTMRMMYIDIIQALKVKGIVANPKEYLSFFCLGNRETKKRGEYEPSETPEPDSDYLKAQEARRFMIYVHAKMMIVDDEYIIIGSANINQRSMDGARDSEIAMGAYQPFHLTVKEPARGQVHGFRMALWYEHLGMLDNSFLQPESLECIRKVNKVAERNWDMYLSESLIHDLPGHLLTYPIGVTENGEVTEVPGAEYFPDTKAPVLGTKSDFLPPILTT
- the LOC132635798 gene encoding phospholipase D alpha 1-like isoform X2, with amino-acid sequence MVLQGIEGAIGFNKTASRLYATIDLQKARVGRTRLLDEHKNPRWYESFHIYCAHMASNVIFTVKVDNPVGAELIGRAYLPVEQILDGEEVDEWLEILNTEGKPVHGHSKIHVKLQYFDVTREYNWNRGIKVTRFPGVPYTFFRQREGCKVTLYQDTHVPDNFIPKIPLAGGKFYEPQRCWEDIFDAITNAKHLIYITGWSVYTEITLIRDMRRPKPGGDITLGELLKRKANEGVRVLMLVWDDRTSVPVLKQDGLMATHDQETADYFRDTEVNCVLCPRNPDDGRSIIQNIEIGTMFTHHQKIVIVDGELPNGDRERRKIVSYIGGIDLCDGRYDTQFHSLFRTLDTAHHDDFHQANFTGASIQKGGPREPWHDIHCRIEGPAAWDVLYNFEQRWRKQGGKDLLIDLRDMADIIIPPSPVMYPDDHDTWNVQIFRSIDGGAAFGFPTAPEEAAKSGLISGKENIIDRSIQDAYINAIRRAKHFIYIENQYFLGSSFSWYSDDIKDEAINALQLIPKELSLKIVSKIEAGERFTVYVVVPMWPEGLPESASVQAILDWQRRTMRMMYIDIIQALKVKGIVANPKEYLSFFCLGNRETKKRGEYEPSETPEPDSDYLKAQEARRFMIYVHAKMMIVDDEYIIIGSANINQRSMDGARDSEIAMGAYQPFHLTVKEPARGQVHGFRMALWYEHLGMLDNSFLQPESLECIRKVNKVAERNWDMYLSESLIHDLPGHLLTYPIGVTENGEVTEVPGAEYFPDTKAPVLGTKSDFLPPILTT